A region of the Vigna unguiculata cultivar IT97K-499-35 chromosome 9, ASM411807v1, whole genome shotgun sequence genome:
ATGACACACAGGAATGGTCCCAGGCTTCACTTTTAGAACTTGAAATGCATTGTGGTTTGGATCGCATTCTGATGTGTCTTTGTGGCATACTGCTACAGCTTTAACCCTAGTTCCATCTTCTCCCTCCAATGGCATAAAATGTACACTGCTATTTGATATCTTATGGCAGTAAAATACAACATATGGGTAATTCATAGGATGACatgtaattatgtttttgtcTGCTAAAATCTTCACTCCATCTTTCACTAAGAACTTTTCAGacttgttttcattttctgtAGAAGTAACGTGGACAATCTTCCCAAGTATAGAAGTGACGAAGTCTACCATGAATTCTATTGAAGTTGCACAGTATTTTTCTTCACCATTCAGTGCAGGCTCTTCACACATATTCAGAGCAAACTCCACATTCTCAGCTTTCTCTGAATTTGGCTCCAGAGCCAAAATCTCAAATATTTCGTTTATCTTTTCTGATGAGAATGGTAAGTGTTCTGCAATTTCGCGGGGCAACAACGGActtgaatattttcttttaggGAAGTGTGCATCCAATTTTGCGCCCGGCATCAATCCTTCTTCTAAGAAAAATATACTTGATTTTGAGTGATCGTGGTGATGATGATCAACAACTGGAACGACCTCTTGAACAACAACATTTGTCTTTGATTGAGAGTCAAAAGGTGTCTCGTCTTTCTTAACACCGAGAATAATAATTGATTTTCGTCTTGTAATGATGACATCTCTTGACCATTATGATTTTTCTTAACACCTCAGACCAATAATTGATTTCCGTCTTATGATGATGACATCTCTTGACCACCATGAATTTTCTTATAACCCAGACTAATAATTGATTTTCGTCTTGTGATGATGACATCTTTTGACCACCATGATTTTTCTTAACACCCCAAACTAATAATTGATTTTCCCTGTAATGATGACATCTCTTGACCACCATGATTTTTCTTAATACCCCAGACTAATAATTGATTTCCGTATTGTGATAATGACATCTGGTTGATACCATCTTGTAATTGAGTTTTCTCACCATCAAGAGAAAGAATCTCATCttgcaatattaaaaaaaacatatcaagTATTTAATAGTGGCCTTTCTCTATTGAAAAAGATTAGTTTggttatttgaaattttaaattgaactaATTAGTTTCAAACTCTTTAAATTGTTGAGAACAAAAGTTTAAATGAGTATTTAAGTGATTATTGGAAATTCATAGTTACCAtcaataaatgtataaattttattttcatttatttaaaaggaTCAAGTGTTTCCAATcaacataaaatatgttttaattagaATGGTTATACATAGCAGAAGGAAAGTGGTTACAAGTGAAAACTGATGCGAAGAAACACACAAACCCCAGTGATATTTGTAGACAAGAGATAGACTGGCTTTTcatatataactttattttttcaaacaatcaaggaataaaatacaaaaataaaataaaacatttccccttttttaataatttttattcctatttattttttatttaaaaggatttttttttctgcatacCATTACCTTTCTCTTGTAGTGATTACACCATTTTAGATATAATTAAGGCAGGAGCATAATGGTAACaacatataaattatcattatagtTAATAGAGAGCACTTTTTAAATAacgcttatttaattaaacattctAAATCAAAACAAAAGGCAAAAGGTTTTATGAAATAAGTGCTATAAAAGtgaatacaaatatataatgcTTCATCCAAAACgcactatttatatttaatttatatttttgaaaaaaaaaaataaaccaatAGAAAACGTTTTTAGATTTAAGGACTATGTATTAAGATATCaatagataaatttttattaaaaaaagtctattatttattaaaaaatttctaaGACAATTGGTGCACTCGTCCACTGTCCCAacttacttttttatttctttttcgaTGCGATTACTatgttttaaaagaatttatgtattatgttttttatttctatttttatagtaaaatatcaatttggtcattctattttttttatctcaatttggtcccggTTTTGAGagatttgatgcaatcaagttcTTTCCATTAGTGGTACAGTAACAGCATTAAATagggtgtcacgtgtcagtttctggatttttttaaactttttattttttaatttcttttttgaatttttttattattttgaatttatttattttttaatttttttaaaaaattaaaaatttgccaTGTTTCAAGCTGACATTGtgtcacgtggcagtgacagtgtgATGTAGCGtgatagtgccacgtgtcactattatgcCAAGTGTCATTCTCTCCTTCTTAATTTGgtctttgattttttaatttttgtctcaatttaatcacaatttttgtaaaaatggtgCAATTCACGTcattctccaaattgaaacaaaaattaagttttatataaatattatacaaatatttttattaaatttgatatttttattcaaattgatatttttattatatacttttaacaaaactaagtttatttaaatttgtgtttcacattcaacttaatttaaaattgttttcaaattttaaatttatttgttttttattgttacataaattagttaatttttttaaaaaaatatataatttgttttaaaattattgaactttacacatttgaaaaatatgcaattatttgaaatataaagtcaaataaaaaaaaccatattaaagtatgatgtaataaaatatcaatataatttatgaattttttttattaacattattttctattaacaactttaaaacaattttaaataaagttcaatgtaaaatataaattcagataaacttaatattgttaaaaatatttacttgaaatatcaattttgatagaaatatttgtgtacatttgtAGAGAAAttaatgtaaggcccattaaaatcTTGTTTACGTAATTCTGTCCTTaattttaagggctgccctgcagcagtgggcctaaaggctggcccatgaTATAAGAACCCTTCGCGTTGCCCTAATTCCACTCATTTTCAGAAAACCAGCAGTCACCCCTTGCTTTCACaggacgctctgctagggtttctccCCAAGCTTTCTCGAGCTAGCTTTAAACCAGTTCCCACTCCACGTAAGTGCCCTTTTCTAGATCGTATGAGTTCTAGTGCTTTCCTTTGTATTTTCACCGTTAGGGTTTCGTATCAATCCGCCATTGTCCCATGTACCTCCTATTTTTCAGCTCTTTAGTGCGTTCCGAGGGTTGCGGTGCTAGTGTCGTGTCGGCAAGGCTTCAGTTGGCTCTGtttccaggtagggaagctaGAACTCACTGGTGTACTTTGTTTTCGCTGCTATTTTGCTTTTGTGTTGAGAGTCCTTGGTTGGTTTGATGTTCTGAATGTGTGTATTGGCTTGATGTGTTGTT
Encoded here:
- the LOC114163432 gene encoding BURP domain protein RD22-like, which gives rise to MNPISPTTRDVIITRRKSIIILGVKKDETPFDSQSKTNVVVQEVVPVVDHHHHDHSKSSIFFLEEGLMPGAKLDAHFPKRKYSSPLLPREIAEHLPFSSEKINEIFEILALEPNSEKAENVEFALNMCEEPALNGEEKYCATSIEFMVDFVTSILGKIVHVTSTENENKSEKFLVKDGVKILADKNIITCHPMNYPYVVFYCHKISNSSVHFMPLEGEDGTRVKAVAVCHKDTSECDPNHNAFQVLKVKPGTIPVCHFFPDCNLL